From a single Gammaproteobacteria bacterium genomic region:
- a CDS encoding response regulator transcription factor: protein MSQNAPSILVVDDDHQLARMVAELLATEGYLCRTAHDGDEALAHIEKQLPDLVVLDVMMPKRDGLATLTAIREVSQVPVIMLTAMGDEQDRILGLAQGADDYLPKPFAPRELLLRIAAILRRTRDHAVSIKDPERHVTAGALTVWPGKHEVMLDNHVLQLTGAELRILESLAANDGDVVSREYLNEYALGRALNPLDRALDTHISHLRRKLKNAGTSANCEIRSVRGAGYILVTK from the coding sequence ATGAGTCAAAACGCTCCTTCAATACTTGTCGTTGATGACGACCACCAACTGGCTCGGATGGTGGCGGAGCTGCTGGCGACTGAAGGTTACCTGTGCCGCACCGCGCACGATGGCGATGAAGCGCTGGCGCATATCGAGAAGCAGCTGCCTGACCTGGTGGTGCTTGATGTCATGATGCCGAAGCGCGACGGTCTTGCCACTCTTACCGCCATACGAGAGGTATCGCAGGTGCCGGTAATCATGCTGACAGCGATGGGCGATGAGCAGGATCGAATTCTCGGGCTGGCTCAGGGCGCGGACGATTACCTGCCGAAGCCGTTCGCGCCACGCGAATTGCTATTACGAATCGCGGCAATCCTGCGTCGGACACGCGATCACGCTGTGAGCATCAAAGACCCCGAGAGACATGTCACGGCCGGAGCCCTGACAGTATGGCCGGGCAAGCACGAGGTGATGCTCGATAATCACGTATTACAGCTGACCGGAGCCGAATTGCGTATTCTGGAATCACTCGCCGCTAACGACGGCGACGTGGTCAGTCGCGAATATCTTAATGAGTACGCACTGGGTCGCGCCCTCAATCCGCTGGACCGTGCTCTGGACACTCATATCAGTCATTTGCGTCGCAAACTGAAGAATGCCGGCACCTCTGCGAATTGCGAGATACGCAGTGTACGCGGGGCTGGCTACATCCTGGTGACCAAATGA
- a CDS encoding HAMP domain-containing histidine kinase, which translates to MMPRLFWKLFAAFWLTTLAILTVSIFASFQLADRATADWIDPREADAMVRQIAESQNRQQVMRWLGDPATFPTGQTIYLIDADIEDISGRDLPVFVQARARHQWAITQQDGRNSRRPRRPFRPVIHTIGDTSYIAIPGPAALPRFGVLSSSALRWTVLALAAVISLLAFGWLSRSLTRPIERIAAATRRLQSGDMSARVGSDAWGQDEIGQLSRQFDRMAGEIEAQAQRREELFRNISHELRAPLARLQIAADLITRKPDAAQVQVDRIVRDIATMDQLTGQVLKLARAQQGSPQREAVVVNELLDELLDQGSVEAGARGVEVSLAPVDPQLVVHADRQQLASALDNVIRNAISVAPPGSTVDVIVNESDGGCQVIVEDRGPGVPDADLERLFEPFYRVDQNRPGSGIGLAITARVVTDLGGSIVASNRDGGGLRMTIFLPTDQAFTGS; encoded by the coding sequence ATGATGCCACGCTTGTTCTGGAAGTTGTTTGCGGCATTCTGGCTCACAACCCTGGCGATTCTGACGGTGAGTATTTTTGCCAGCTTCCAGCTGGCCGATCGTGCCACTGCAGACTGGATCGACCCGCGCGAAGCGGATGCGATGGTGCGACAGATCGCAGAATCACAGAACCGCCAGCAGGTAATGCGGTGGCTGGGTGATCCGGCAACGTTTCCGACCGGCCAGACAATCTACCTGATTGACGCTGATATTGAAGATATTTCAGGGCGCGACCTGCCAGTATTCGTTCAGGCGCGCGCCCGGCATCAATGGGCCATCACCCAACAGGACGGCCGCAATAGCCGTCGTCCCCGACGACCATTCCGGCCGGTCATCCACACCATCGGCGACACTAGTTATATCGCGATACCGGGGCCGGCCGCTTTACCGCGCTTCGGTGTACTGTCTTCGTCAGCACTTCGCTGGACCGTGCTGGCACTCGCAGCGGTGATCAGTCTTTTGGCATTCGGCTGGCTGAGCCGCTCGCTGACACGGCCTATCGAACGGATCGCTGCTGCAACCCGGCGCCTTCAAAGCGGTGACATGTCGGCCCGCGTTGGATCGGATGCGTGGGGACAGGATGAAATCGGGCAACTGTCGAGGCAGTTCGACCGCATGGCGGGCGAGATTGAAGCACAGGCCCAGCGGCGTGAGGAACTGTTCCGGAATATCTCGCACGAACTACGCGCGCCATTGGCACGCTTGCAGATCGCTGCTGACTTAATAACCCGAAAACCCGACGCAGCCCAGGTCCAGGTCGATCGGATTGTCAGAGACATCGCAACAATGGACCAGCTCACCGGCCAGGTGCTGAAACTGGCGCGGGCGCAGCAGGGCAGCCCGCAGCGGGAAGCGGTGGTCGTAAACGAGTTACTGGACGAGTTGCTCGATCAGGGCAGTGTGGAGGCGGGCGCCCGCGGTGTTGAGGTCAGCCTGGCGCCTGTGGATCCGCAACTGGTAGTCCATGCAGACCGCCAACAACTGGCGAGCGCACTGGATAACGTCATCAGGAACGCCATTTCCGTTGCGCCTCCCGGCAGCACAGTGGATGTGATCGTCAATGAAAGCGACGGCGGATGCCAGGTTATTGTCGAAGATCGCGGTCCGGGTGTTCCCGACGCTGACCTCGAGCGTTTGTTCGAACCGTTTTATCGTGTGGACCAGAATCGCCCCGGCTCCGGTATCGGCCTGGCAATCACGGCCCGCGTAGTGACCGACCTCGGCGGCAGCATCGTGGCGAGTAACCGCGACGGCGGCGGCCTGCGTATGACGATTTTCTTGCCGACAGACCAGGCATTCACCGGGTCGTGA